In one window of Henckelia pumila isolate YLH828 chromosome 1, ASM3356847v2, whole genome shotgun sequence DNA:
- the LOC140863964 gene encoding uncharacterized protein: protein MSNISKLEFAALDISGKNYLSWILDVEIHLDVMGIENTIKEKNQESPQNRAKAMIFLRHHLHDDLKFDSQLKLCGKKITDDDLLKKTYSTFHAFNVVLQQQYREKGFKRYSDLILCLLVAEQNNELLMKNHEIRSTGANPFPEVNMAMHDEKMKQNKTGFNRGRGRGRGHFHPYGRGHEKPRYFNDGYNNNDDQRNESFKKCGNDQEKNVESGQNDKSMNLENG from the exons ATGTCAAATATCTCAAAGCTTGAATTTGCCGCTCTTGATATATCTGGCAAGAATTATCTCTCTTGGATACTAGATGTTGAAATACATCTAGATGTTATGGGTattgaaaatacaatcaaagaGAAAAACCAAGAATCACCGCAAAATCGTGCAAAGGCTATGATATTCcttcgtcatcatcttcatgatgatttgaaatttga TTCACAATTGAAATTGTGTGGAAAAAAAATAACTGATGATGATTTGTTGAAAAAAACATATTCCACATTTCATGCCTTTAACGTTgtcttacaacaacagtatagagaGAAAGGTTTCAAGAGGTATTCtgatttgattttatgtttACTTGTGGCTGAGCAAAATAATGAGTTGTTGATGAAAAATCATGAAATTCGTTCCACTGGTGCCAACCCATTCCCTGAAGTGAATATGGCAATGCATGATGAAAAGATGAAACAAAATAAGACCGGATTCAATCGTGGTCGTGGGCGCGGTCGAGGACACTTTCATCCATATGGTCGTGGGCATGAAAAACCTCGTTACTTTAATGATGgttataataataatgatgatcAAAGGAATGAAAGTTTCAAAAAGTGTGGTAATGACCAAGAGAAAAATGTTGAAAGTGGTCAAAATGATAAATCAATGAATTTAGAAAACGGGTGA
- the LOC140875897 gene encoding uncharacterized protein isoform X1, producing the protein MVMEVLHEEVGEGNMQCMNHLYTNSTPGGICAFCLQEKLGKLVSSSFSARVFPSSASSSTSFRSDFGGTTTGAGSALQSHHFESSSTNTGSDTGYYNRRSRLSFILTQRRKKKKDEAITSSDSTSIVFKRSKSTSTLRNGVQFLNEEKYSEDFDRHKRGFWSFRFLSKKKSGKNCKDMNFPSATVIVSSSVYNGGAAATSRNREDLVVVDENGSPDEVSLEIKVSRSRSVGCGSRSFSGDFLERISTGFGDCTLRRVESQREGKAKAASLHRNGQDYMKERVKCGGIFSGFIIPSSSSSSSSSYEDNNPREKSIPATHSSMRNPSHVRSKSWGWAFASPMRAFGKPSTGKKVAVSSKNVAPNLAEIPSLLAASG; encoded by the coding sequence ATGGTGATGGAGGTCTTGCATGAAGAGGTGGGAGAAGGGAACATGCAATGTATGAATCATCTGTACACAAACAGCACCCCAGGTGGGATCTGTGCCTTTTGCCTTCAAGAAAAGCTAGGAAAGCTTGTGTCTTCATCCTTTTCTGCCAGAGTTTTCCCTTCTTCCGCCTCATCTTCAACTTCTTTTAGATCTGACTTCGGTGGCACCACAACCGGTGCCGGATCCGCCCTTCAAAGCCACCACTTCGAGTCTTCATCTACCAACACTGGGAGTGACACTGGCTATTACAATAGGAGATCAAGATTGTCATTCATTCTGACTCAGAggagaaagaaaaagaaagatgaAGCCATCACAAGTTCAGATTCGACAAGCATTGTTTTCAAGAGAAGCAAGTCTACCTCAACTCTTAGAAATGGTGTCCAATTCTTGAATGAAGAAAAGTATTCTGAAGATTTTGACCGTCACAAGAGAGGATTCTGGTCATTTCGTTTCCTATCAAAGAAGAAATCTGGTAAAAACTGCAAAGATATGAACTTTCCATCAGCCACTGTAATAGTTTCATCATCTGTGTACAATGGTGGTGCTGCAGCAACATCAAGAAACAGGGAAGATTTGGTGGTGGTGGATGAAAATGGTAGCCCGGATGAAGTTTCGTTAGAGATAAAAGTGTCCAGATCTAGATCTGTTGGATGTGGCAGTAGGAGCTTCTCAGGTGATTTCTTGGAGAGGATTTCGACTGGTTTTGGTGATTGTACACTCCGCAGAGTGGAGTCTCAAAGAGAAGGAAAGGCCAAAGCTGCTTCACTCCATAGAAATGGGCAAGATTACATGAAGGAAAGAGTCAAGTGTGGTGGGATTTTCAGCGGTTTCATCATcccttcatcatcttcttcatcatcctctTCATATGAGGATAATAATCCTCGTGAGAAATCAATCCCAGCAACACATTCATCGATGAGAAATCCATCTCATGTGAGAAGTAAAAGCTGGGGATGGGCATTTGCCAGTCCAATGAGAGCCTTTGGTAAGCCTTCTACTGGCAAAAAGGTTGCTGTTTCAAGTAAGAATGTTGCTCCTAACTTGGCTGAGATTCCATCACTGTTGGCTGCGAGTGGCTGA
- the LOC140875897 gene encoding uncharacterized protein isoform X2: MVMEVLHEEVGEGNMQCMNHLYTNSTPGGICAFCLQEKLGKLVSSSFSARVFPSSASSSTSFRSDFGGTTTGAGSALQSHHFESSSTNTGSDTGYYNRRSRLSFILTQRRKKKKDEAITSSDSTSIVFKRSKSTSTLRNGVQFLNEEKYSEDFDRHKRGFWSFRFLSKKKSATSRNREDLVVVDENGSPDEVSLEIKVSRSRSVGCGSRSFSGDFLERISTGFGDCTLRRVESQREGKAKAASLHRNGQDYMKERVKCGGIFSGFIIPSSSSSSSSSYEDNNPREKSIPATHSSMRNPSHVRSKSWGWAFASPMRAFGKPSTGKKVAVSSKNVAPNLAEIPSLLAASG; encoded by the exons ATGGTGATGGAGGTCTTGCATGAAGAGGTGGGAGAAGGGAACATGCAATGTATGAATCATCTGTACACAAACAGCACCCCAGGTGGGATCTGTGCCTTTTGCCTTCAAGAAAAGCTAGGAAAGCTTGTGTCTTCATCCTTTTCTGCCAGAGTTTTCCCTTCTTCCGCCTCATCTTCAACTTCTTTTAGATCTGACTTCGGTGGCACCACAACCGGTGCCGGATCCGCCCTTCAAAGCCACCACTTCGAGTCTTCATCTACCAACACTGGGAGTGACACTGGCTATTACAATAGGAGATCAAGATTGTCATTCATTCTGACTCAGAggagaaagaaaaagaaagatgaAGCCATCACAAGTTCAGATTCGACAAGCATTGTTTTCAAGAGAAGCAAGTCTACCTCAACTCTTAGAAATGGTGTCCAATTCTTGAATGAAGAAAAGTATTCTGAAGATTTTGACCGTCACAAGAGAGGATTCTGGTCATTTCGTTTCCTATCAAAGAAGAAATCTG CAACATCAAGAAACAGGGAAGATTTGGTGGTGGTGGATGAAAATGGTAGCCCGGATGAAGTTTCGTTAGAGATAAAAGTGTCCAGATCTAGATCTGTTGGATGTGGCAGTAGGAGCTTCTCAGGTGATTTCTTGGAGAGGATTTCGACTGGTTTTGGTGATTGTACACTCCGCAGAGTGGAGTCTCAAAGAGAAGGAAAGGCCAAAGCTGCTTCACTCCATAGAAATGGGCAAGATTACATGAAGGAAAGAGTCAAGTGTGGTGGGATTTTCAGCGGTTTCATCATcccttcatcatcttcttcatcatcctctTCATATGAGGATAATAATCCTCGTGAGAAATCAATCCCAGCAACACATTCATCGATGAGAAATCCATCTCATGTGAGAAGTAAAAGCTGGGGATGGGCATTTGCCAGTCCAATGAGAGCCTTTGGTAAGCCTTCTACTGGCAAAAAGGTTGCTGTTTCAAGTAAGAATGTTGCTCCTAACTTGGCTGAGATTCCATCACTGTTGGCTGCGAGTGGCTGA